The Sulfitobacter sp. S223 genome has a window encoding:
- a CDS encoding cytochrome c oxidase assembly protein, protein MAISGPQKTVAQTVGLVVVMGGLAWASVPFYDWFCRVTGFGGVPGVSSVASDEVLEQTVKVRFDGSVNNHMAWEFKPVVREMEIRIGETGLAFYEAYNPTDKPIAGQASYNVTPYQAGAFFEKIDCFCFEEQVLAPGERVQMPVSFFVDPEIVSDREGQYIHTITLSYTFYEIDLPEGYAALETDQPTDLN, encoded by the coding sequence ATGGCGATATCCGGACCACAAAAGACTGTCGCCCAGACCGTTGGTCTGGTGGTGGTGATGGGTGGCCTCGCTTGGGCCTCCGTTCCGTTTTATGACTGGTTCTGTCGCGTAACGGGCTTTGGCGGTGTGCCGGGTGTGTCGTCCGTGGCATCGGACGAGGTTCTGGAGCAAACTGTTAAAGTGCGTTTCGATGGCTCCGTGAACAACCATATGGCATGGGAGTTCAAGCCCGTTGTCCGCGAGATGGAAATCCGCATCGGTGAGACCGGCCTCGCGTTTTACGAGGCTTACAATCCTACTGACAAGCCAATCGCAGGCCAGGCGTCCTATAACGTAACCCCCTATCAGGCGGGCGCGTTTTTTGAAAAAATCGACTGTTTCTGTTTTGAAGAGCAGGTGCTTGCCCCCGGTGAGCGCGTGCAAATGCCCGTCAGCTTCTTTGTTGACCCCGAAATCGTATCGGATCGTGAAGGTCAGTATATACATACCATCACGCTCTCCTATACATTCTACGAAATTGATCTGCCCGAGGGGTATGCCGCCCTTGAAACGGATCAGCCAACTGACCTGAACTAA
- the tldD gene encoding metalloprotease TldD → MSDTPFSPFDDSLDRDTALQVLREAVAGADDGELFFERRRSEGLMFDDGRLKTASYDAATGFGLRAVRGEVAGYAHSTELSEAALRRAAQTARLAVGDGGGTWADAPEGTNKKLYTDEDPIAGAAFSVKVETLREIDDFCRSLDGRVVQVSASIAASIQEVEILRPEGTSVRDIRPMTRVNISVIVEHEGRRESGTAGGGGRIGLDGMLKPEDWQARAREALRVALVNLEAVPAPAGVMDVVLGPGWPGILLHEAIGHGLEGDFNRKGSSAFAGLMGQQIAAKGVTVLDDGTIPDRRGSISVDDEGTPSAKNVLIEDGKLVGYMQDRQNARLMGVKSTGNGRRQSFAHIPMPRMTNTYMLGGDTAPGDIVAGLKDGIYAVGFGGGQVDITNGKFVFSCTEAYRVQNGVVGAPVKGATLIGDGATALKQIRAIGNDPSLDPGMGNCGKQGQWVPVGVGQPTLMIGGLTIGGAAA, encoded by the coding sequence ATGTCAGACACCCCCTTCTCACCTTTTGACGACAGCCTTGATCGCGATACCGCGTTGCAGGTCCTGCGCGAAGCTGTGGCAGGGGCAGATGACGGGGAACTGTTTTTCGAGCGTCGCCGCTCCGAGGGGTTGATGTTCGACGATGGCAGGCTCAAGACGGCAAGCTATGATGCCGCAACGGGCTTTGGCCTGCGCGCGGTGCGCGGAGAAGTGGCCGGTTATGCCCACTCCACCGAACTTTCCGAGGCGGCCCTGCGCCGGGCCGCGCAAACAGCACGCCTTGCCGTTGGTGATGGCGGAGGCACATGGGCCGATGCGCCTGAAGGCACCAATAAAAAACTGTATACAGACGAAGATCCGATCGCCGGTGCGGCATTTTCGGTAAAGGTCGAAACACTGCGCGAGATTGACGATTTCTGCCGCAGCCTTGATGGACGTGTGGTGCAGGTCAGCGCCTCGATCGCGGCGTCTATTCAAGAGGTCGAGATTCTGCGTCCTGAAGGCACGTCTGTACGGGATATCCGCCCGATGACCCGCGTTAACATATCGGTCATTGTCGAACATGAAGGCCGCCGCGAAAGCGGTACTGCAGGCGGCGGCGGGCGGATTGGCCTCGACGGTATGCTTAAGCCCGAAGACTGGCAGGCAAGGGCCCGCGAGGCGCTGCGCGTCGCGCTTGTGAACCTCGAAGCGGTCCCCGCCCCTGCGGGCGTGATGGACGTGGTCCTTGGACCCGGCTGGCCGGGTATCCTGCTGCACGAAGCCATCGGTCACGGACTGGAGGGTGATTTCAACCGCAAAGGCTCCAGCGCGTTTGCAGGGTTGATGGGCCAACAGATCGCGGCCAAGGGTGTGACCGTTCTCGACGATGGCACCATCCCTGATCGCCGCGGCAGTATCAGCGTCGATGATGAAGGCACGCCCAGCGCCAAGAACGTGTTGATCGAAGACGGTAAGCTGGTCGGCTACATGCAAGATCGCCAGAACGCGCGCCTGATGGGCGTGAAAAGCACCGGGAACGGACGCCGCCAAAGCTTTGCCCACATCCCTATGCCGCGCATGACCAACACCTACATGCTGGGCGGTGATACCGCACCCGGAGATATAGTAGCCGGTCTAAAAGACGGCATCTACGCTGTTGGATTTGGTGGCGGTCAGGTAGATATCACCAACGGCAAGTTTGTGTTTTCCTGCACCGAAGCCTACCGCGTGCAGAACGGCGTCGTCGGTGCGCCCGTCAAAGGGGCAACACTCATCGGCGACGGGGCCACGGCCCTCAAACAAATCCGCGCTATCGGCAATGATCCGAGCCTTGATCCCGGCATGGGCAACTGCGGCAAACAGGGCCAGTGGGTGCCTGTGGGTGTCGGCCAGCCGACGTTGATGATCGGTGGCCTGACGATTGGTGGTGCAGCGGCTTGA
- a CDS encoding SURF1 family protein, giving the protein MRRSLFLIIIGLGGAAILLRLGFWQMQRLDWKLGVIADIDARIDAAPIPLPDQLDPMNDSYLPVEVRGVIAPAYLRVLVSQKEIGAGYRIISPLEMGDRRVLLDRGFTPVDQQDVPAHVGSVTVRGNLQWPDETDGFTPGPDAAKNIWFARDVEAMAVALGTEPVLVVAKQTSFDDAPVTPLPVDTAAIPNDHLQYAITWFSLAAIWIAMSIAFILRARRAPQQTS; this is encoded by the coding sequence ATGCGCCGCAGCCTTTTCCTTATTATTATCGGCCTTGGCGGGGCAGCTATTCTGCTGCGGCTTGGCTTTTGGCAGATGCAAAGACTGGACTGGAAGCTGGGTGTGATTGCCGACATCGACGCGCGGATTGACGCAGCGCCGATTCCTTTGCCTGACCAGCTTGATCCGATGAATGATTCCTATCTGCCGGTGGAGGTCAGGGGGGTGATCGCGCCTGCCTACCTGCGCGTCCTTGTCAGCCAGAAAGAGATTGGCGCCGGCTACCGCATCATTTCCCCGCTGGAGATGGGGGACCGTCGCGTGCTTCTGGACCGCGGCTTTACGCCCGTGGACCAACAGGATGTTCCAGCGCATGTAGGTTCCGTCACGGTCCGTGGGAACCTGCAATGGCCGGACGAAACAGACGGCTTCACACCGGGGCCCGATGCCGCCAAAAATATCTGGTTCGCGCGTGATGTCGAAGCCATGGCTGTCGCATTGGGCACCGAACCCGTGCTTGTCGTGGCCAAGCAAACATCTTTCGATGATGCGCCCGTGACGCCGCTGCCGGTTGACACTGCTGCGATTCCAAACGACCACCTGCAATACGCGATCACGTGGTTCTCCCTTGCCGCGATCTGGATCGCGATGAGCATAGCCTTTATCCTGCGCGCCCGCCGCGCCCCCCAACAGACGAGCTGA
- the dprA gene encoding DNA-processing protein DprA: protein MTIEDHNPSSTHPPLPPTPEDEQFARLRLLRSRRVGISTYKRLLIEHGTAQNALAALPEVARAAGVSGYEICPEGVVRAELRAGHALGAKLLHADHPDYPTNLAELDDAPPFLWLMGDPALLTRPMIALVGARNASSLGTRMARTLAHELGEAGFVVVSGLARGIDTAAHLAALPHGTIAVQAGGVDVMYPAENTGLAQDIAKQGLRLSEQPIGLQPMARHFPTRNRIISGLARATVVVEAAARSGSLITARDALDQGRDVFAVPGHPFDARAAGGNMLIRDGATLVRNAADIIEALGPTFEDQEQLPLTPTNFSPTVPQAAKKPRRTLRETANLHMSILQRLGPSPVAEDQLIRDLQITPATFTPAVVELEMDGKVTRSAGGLLSRPV, encoded by the coding sequence ATGACTATCGAGGACCATAATCCTTCTTCCACTCACCCCCCACTCCCACCCACCCCGGAAGACGAACAGTTTGCCCGTCTCCGTCTGCTGCGCTCGCGCCGGGTCGGCATATCTACGTATAAACGTCTGCTGATCGAACACGGCACTGCGCAAAATGCGCTGGCCGCGCTGCCCGAGGTGGCGCGCGCTGCGGGCGTCTCTGGATACGAGATTTGCCCCGAAGGTGTTGTTCGGGCAGAGCTGCGCGCAGGGCATGCCTTAGGGGCGAAGTTGCTGCATGCAGACCACCCCGACTATCCAACAAATCTGGCAGAGCTCGACGACGCGCCACCATTTCTCTGGCTCATGGGTGATCCCGCGCTTCTCACCCGGCCGATGATCGCGCTGGTGGGTGCGCGCAATGCGTCATCGCTGGGGACGCGTATGGCGCGCACTTTGGCACATGAACTGGGTGAAGCCGGATTCGTGGTAGTTTCAGGCCTTGCGCGCGGCATTGATACCGCGGCACATCTTGCCGCTTTGCCCCACGGCACCATCGCAGTACAGGCCGGCGGTGTTGACGTTATGTATCCTGCAGAGAATACCGGCCTTGCACAGGATATCGCCAAGCAGGGCCTGCGGCTATCGGAACAACCCATCGGTTTGCAGCCTATGGCACGACACTTTCCAACCCGTAACCGGATCATTTCCGGCCTTGCCCGAGCCACGGTTGTTGTAGAAGCCGCCGCAAGGTCCGGCAGTCTGATCACCGCCCGCGACGCGCTGGATCAAGGCCGCGATGTGTTTGCCGTGCCAGGCCATCCCTTTGATGCACGCGCCGCCGGTGGCAACATGCTGATCCGCGATGGCGCAACACTTGTGCGCAACGCAGCCGACATCATTGAAGCGCTGGGTCCAACATTTGAGGATCAAGAGCAGCTACCGCTTACGCCAACCAATTTTAGTCCGACTGTCCCTCAAGCAGCCAAGAAACCGCGGCGCACCCTGCGCGAAACTGCGAACCTGCACATGTCGATATTGCAACGGCTTGGCCCCTCTCCCGTCGCAGAAGATCAACTTATCCGCGATCTACAAATCACCCCTGCTACCTTTACACCTGCTGTCGTGGAACTGGAGATGGATGGCAAGGTAACGCGCTCTGCCGGGGGTCTGCTGTCACGTCCGGTCTGA
- a CDS encoding cytochrome C oxidase assembly protein, whose amino-acid sequence MALRPEHELHGRRKSLNIGVGLMLGAFVILVMALTYTKITSTDFRIPASQANGVGEQIGEGGND is encoded by the coding sequence ATGGCCCTGAGACCTGAACACGAACTACACGGACGCCGCAAAAGCCTGAACATCGGCGTTGGCCTTATGCTGGGTGCATTTGTCATCCTCGTGATGGCGCTGACCTACACCAAGATTACATCTACCGATTTCCGTATTCCTGCCTCGCAGGCAAACGGCGTCGGTGAGCAAATCGGTGAGGGAGGCAACGACTGA
- a CDS encoding pitrilysin family protein translates to MTLQTHRLSNGFRIVTEQMPGLASASIGVWVGAGGRHETSAQNGIAHFLEHMAFKGTKTRSALQIAEAIEDVGGYINAYTSREVTAYYVRVLENDVPLGLEVIADILRNPVMDNAEIEVERGVILQEIGQALDTPDDVIFDWLQEQAYPDQAMGRTILGPSERVSNFSREDLTGFIDQHYGPEQMILSAAGAVDHDALVAMAEKLFGDMKPKPLMQVLPAVYQGGEHRQSKVLEQAHFALGFESPGYRADDIYVAQIYASALGGGMSSRLFQEVRENRGLCYTIFAQAGAYADTGMMTIYAGTSGEQLPELAGITIDEMKRAASDMSPAEVARARAQMKAGLLMGLESPSNRAERLARLMQIWDRIPPLEETIAQIDAVTTGDVRDFAERMATTAPAALALYGPVDGAPTLEALEARRAA, encoded by the coding sequence GTGACACTGCAAACGCACCGCCTTTCGAACGGCTTTCGCATCGTGACAGAACAAATGCCGGGCCTTGCCTCGGCCTCTATCGGGGTATGGGTAGGCGCGGGGGGCCGTCATGAGACGTCTGCCCAGAATGGCATCGCCCATTTTCTTGAACATATGGCGTTCAAAGGGACCAAGACCCGATCCGCGTTGCAGATTGCCGAGGCGATCGAGGACGTGGGCGGGTATATCAATGCCTATACCTCCCGCGAGGTGACAGCTTACTACGTACGTGTTCTGGAGAACGATGTACCGCTTGGCCTTGAGGTGATCGCGGATATCCTGCGCAATCCGGTCATGGACAACGCCGAGATCGAGGTCGAGCGTGGTGTCATCCTGCAAGAGATCGGTCAGGCGCTGGACACGCCAGATGACGTGATCTTTGACTGGTTGCAAGAACAGGCTTATCCCGATCAGGCAATGGGCCGCACGATCCTTGGGCCGTCAGAACGTGTATCAAACTTTTCCCGTGAGGACCTCACCGGTTTCATTGACCAACATTATGGTCCCGAGCAGATGATCTTATCGGCTGCCGGTGCGGTGGACCATGATGCCCTTGTCGCTATGGCAGAAAAGCTATTCGGCGATATGAAGCCAAAGCCGCTTATGCAGGTATTACCAGCCGTTTACCAAGGCGGGGAGCATCGCCAGTCCAAAGTGTTGGAGCAGGCTCATTTCGCGCTTGGGTTTGAATCGCCCGGCTACCGTGCAGATGATATCTATGTGGCGCAGATCTATGCTTCGGCTCTTGGTGGCGGCATGTCGAGCCGTCTGTTTCAAGAGGTTCGTGAAAACCGTGGCCTGTGCTACACGATCTTCGCGCAGGCGGGCGCCTATGCTGATACGGGCATGATGACGATCTACGCCGGTACCTCGGGTGAGCAATTGCCGGAACTCGCGGGCATTACCATCGACGAAATGAAGCGTGCAGCTTCTGACATGTCCCCTGCTGAAGTCGCACGTGCGCGGGCGCAGATGAAAGCAGGGTTGCTGATGGGGCTGGAAAGCCCGTCCAACCGGGCGGAGCGTCTGGCCCGTCTGATGCAAATCTGGGATCGAATTCCGCCGCTTGAGGAAACGATTGCGCAAATTGATGCAGTGACCACAGGCGACGTGCGTGACTTTGCCGAACGGATGGCCACCACTGCGCCAGCCGCCCTTGCGCTTTATGGTCCGGTGGACGGGGCGCCAACGCTAGAAGCGCTTGAGGCAAGGCGCGCTGCCTAA
- a CDS encoding cytochrome c oxidase subunit 3, which produces MAHAKNHDYHILAPSIWPLLSALFAFVMLTGGVLWMHAVTPFVFWIGFVGTLYCSFAWWSEVVEDSKIGDHTKVVQIGLRYGFILFIMSEVMFFAAWFWSFFKHAIYPMSEYFGTSYVQPVIYQVDAFHLPLINTLILLLSGCAVTWAHHALVHGNNRADLKNGLIIAVVLGLLFTCLQAYEYEHLLHEGWEFGGDAFFSNFFMATGFHGFHVVIGTIFLFVCWMRARAGHFTPEQHVGFEAAAWYWHFVDVVWLFLFFAVYIWGIPA; this is translated from the coding sequence ATGGCCCATGCAAAAAATCACGACTATCACATTCTAGCCCCATCCATCTGGCCGCTGCTGAGCGCGCTGTTTGCTTTTGTCATGCTCACAGGCGGTGTTCTGTGGATGCATGCAGTGACACCATTCGTCTTCTGGATCGGTTTCGTCGGCACGCTGTATTGCAGCTTTGCCTGGTGGTCCGAAGTTGTTGAAGACAGCAAGATCGGCGATCACACCAAGGTGGTACAAATCGGCCTGCGTTATGGCTTCATCCTGTTCATCATGTCCGAAGTGATGTTCTTTGCAGCGTGGTTCTGGAGCTTCTTCAAGCACGCGATCTACCCGATGAGCGAGTATTTCGGCACATCCTACGTGCAGCCGGTGATCTATCAGGTTGACGCGTTCCACCTGCCACTGATCAACACATTGATCCTTTTGTTGTCTGGCTGTGCTGTTACTTGGGCGCACCATGCGCTGGTACACGGCAACAACCGCGCTGATCTGAAAAACGGCCTGATCATCGCAGTTGTTCTGGGTCTGCTCTTTACTTGCTTGCAGGCGTATGAATACGAGCACCTGCTGCACGAAGGTTGGGAATTCGGCGGCGACGCGTTCTTCTCCAACTTCTTCATGGCAACAGGCTTCCACGGCTTCCACGTTGTGATCGGTACAATCTTCCTGTTCGTTTGCTGGATGCGCGCGCGCGCCGGCCACTTCACACCCGAACAGCACGTAGGCTTTGAGGCCGCTGCTTGGTACTGGCACTTCGTTGATGTTGTATGGCTCTTCCTTTTCTTCGCCGTCTACATCTGGGGCATTCCGGCGTAA
- the coxB gene encoding cytochrome c oxidase subunit II, whose translation MTKHLTLAGLMAAFTSMPAWAQSVDPQGLEIIGVPVDGKMGFQPGVTELATDLQWLDGMILVIITAITLFVTALILWVAFRYNAKRNKTPATFTHHTPVEIAWTIVPILILVGIGAWSLPILFRQQEIPVADVTIKATGNQWYWSYEYVDDDFGFDSYMIGAPALGGENRKTPEVIAELEAAGYSENEWLLATDTAVVVPVNKTVVVQVTGSDVIHAWTIPAFGVKQDAVPGRLAQLWFKAEKEGVYFGQCSELCGIAHAYMPITVKVVSEEAYAEWLSRAKEEYAGIPQPLTVASAD comes from the coding sequence ATGACAAAGCACCTCACACTTGCGGGCCTTATGGCCGCCTTTACAAGCATGCCCGCTTGGGCACAAAGCGTTGATCCACAGGGTCTTGAGATTATTGGCGTTCCGGTAGACGGCAAGATGGGCTTTCAGCCCGGCGTGACGGAGCTGGCAACGGATCTTCAATGGCTCGACGGTATGATTCTGGTGATCATCACTGCGATTACACTTTTCGTAACCGCTTTGATCCTCTGGGTTGCCTTCCGCTACAATGCAAAGCGCAACAAAACACCTGCGACATTCACGCACCACACACCGGTTGAGATCGCTTGGACAATTGTTCCGATCCTGATCCTCGTGGGTATTGGCGCATGGTCGCTGCCGATTCTGTTCCGCCAGCAGGAGATTCCTGTTGCTGACGTGACCATCAAAGCGACAGGCAACCAGTGGTACTGGTCCTATGAGTACGTTGATGATGATTTTGGCTTCGACAGCTACATGATCGGCGCTCCAGCGCTGGGCGGCGAGAACCGCAAGACACCTGAAGTGATCGCAGAACTGGAAGCCGCAGGTTATAGTGAAAACGAATGGCTTCTGGCAACAGATACAGCTGTTGTTGTTCCGGTGAACAAAACGGTTGTTGTGCAGGTAACCGGTTCCGACGTGATCCACGCTTGGACCATTCCAGCCTTTGGCGTGAAGCAGGACGCTGTTCCGGGCCGTCTGGCACAGCTTTGGTTCAAAGCCGAGAAAGAAGGCGTTTACTTTGGTCAGTGTTCAGAGCTGTGCGGCATTGCCCACGCTTACATGCCGATCACAGTCAAGGTCGTCTCCGAAGAGGCTTATGCCGAATGGTTGAGCCGCGCCAAAGAAGAGTATGCGGGTATACCGCAGCCACTGACTGTTGCTTCGGCTGACTAA
- a CDS encoding GNAT family N-acetyltransferase: protein MLLARRKLKLETERMTLRSPVHTDFRAWVALRSTSHDFLAPWEPAWSEDHLSRKAFSNRVYWANRSISAGTALPLFLIRRKDQVLLGAITLDNIRRGPAMAGTLGYWIGESFARRGYMREAIETVVHYAFNHLDLSRIEAACLPENTPSRGLLERSGFKYEGVAQSYLQIDGRWRTHVLYAALRGDRRGKTIVS from the coding sequence ATGCTTCTTGCGCGGCGCAAACTCAAGCTTGAAACAGAGCGGATGACTTTGCGGTCACCGGTGCATACGGATTTTCGTGCTTGGGTGGCCCTGCGCAGTACCAGCCACGACTTTCTTGCCCCATGGGAGCCGGCATGGTCAGAAGATCATTTGTCGCGAAAGGCATTTTCCAACCGCGTCTATTGGGCCAATAGGTCAATCAGCGCAGGCACCGCGCTGCCTCTGTTTTTGATCCGTCGTAAGGATCAAGTGCTTTTGGGGGCGATCACGTTGGACAACATTCGGCGTGGCCCGGCAATGGCGGGAACACTGGGGTACTGGATCGGAGAAAGCTTTGCGCGTCGGGGGTACATGCGTGAGGCGATCGAGACCGTTGTGCATTATGCGTTTAACCATCTGGACCTAAGCCGCATCGAGGCTGCATGCCTGCCTGAGAACACCCCCTCGCGCGGTCTTCTGGAGCGTTCGGGTTTCAAGTACGAGGGCGTGGCGCAGAGTTATCTTCAAATTGATGGACGCTGGCGCACCCATGTTCTTTATGCTGCCTTGCGCGGCGACAGGCGCGGAAAAACAATCGTTTCCTGA
- the thrC gene encoding threonine synthase → MRYISTRGTAPILSFEEAMLTGLARDGGLYVPETIPQLSHADIKAMAGQSYEDVAFTVMRPFIGDTFTDAEFRALIANAYEGFGHDSRAPLKELAPNHFLLELFHGPTLAFKDFAMQLIGQMFQLALGRKGERVTIVGATSGDTGSAAIEAFRGLDNVDVVILYPHGRVSEVQRRQMTTPSENNVHALALDGDFDDCQARLKDMFNDFEFRDGVKLAGVNSINWGRVLAQVVYYFTSAVSLGAPDRKISFTVPTGNFGDIFAGYIAKKMGLPIDQLVVATNQNDILHRCLSGQGYHKDTVHPSISPSMDIQVSSNFERALFDAYDRDGNAVAQLMTELGQGGFDVSQGAAQALSEHYVSGRASEEETSATITHVLAHSAELLCPHSAVGVKVANEMRDPATPMVTLATAHPAKFPDAVEAATGIRPPLPPRMADLYDRPERLTRVPNDLDALKTHIKGLIAQ, encoded by the coding sequence ATGCGCTATATCTCCACCCGCGGAACCGCCCCGATCCTATCCTTCGAGGAAGCGATGCTGACGGGGCTTGCCCGTGACGGAGGGCTCTACGTACCGGAGACCATTCCACAGTTGAGCCATGCCGACATCAAAGCAATGGCTGGTCAATCCTATGAAGACGTCGCTTTTACCGTGATGCGCCCGTTCATTGGGGATACCTTCACCGATGCGGAATTTCGCGCGCTGATTGCCAACGCCTATGAAGGCTTCGGGCATGACAGCCGCGCACCGCTCAAGGAGCTTGCGCCAAACCACTTCCTGCTTGAACTGTTCCACGGCCCGACGCTGGCGTTCAAAGACTTTGCCATGCAGTTGATTGGTCAGATGTTCCAGCTGGCCCTTGGCCGTAAGGGCGAACGTGTGACCATCGTAGGTGCGACGTCCGGCGATACCGGATCCGCCGCGATTGAAGCGTTTCGCGGCCTTGATAATGTCGATGTCGTCATCCTCTACCCCCATGGTCGTGTCTCTGAGGTGCAGCGCCGTCAGATGACCACCCCGTCCGAGAACAACGTTCATGCGCTCGCGCTGGATGGCGATTTTGATGACTGTCAGGCGCGTCTGAAAGACATGTTTAACGATTTCGAATTCCGCGACGGGGTAAAGCTCGCTGGTGTGAATTCGATCAACTGGGGCCGCGTTCTGGCGCAGGTGGTATATTACTTTACCTCCGCCGTTAGCCTTGGTGCACCGGACCGCAAGATCAGCTTTACCGTGCCAACTGGTAACTTTGGCGATATCTTCGCTGGATACATCGCCAAGAAGATGGGCCTGCCGATTGATCAACTGGTCGTGGCCACCAACCAGAACGACATCCTGCACCGCTGCCTAAGCGGGCAAGGTTATCACAAGGACACTGTGCATCCGTCGATCAGCCCTTCCATGGACATTCAGGTCAGTTCGAACTTTGAGCGGGCCTTGTTTGACGCCTATGACCGCGATGGCAATGCCGTGGCGCAGTTGATGACAGAGCTGGGGCAGGGTGGCTTCGATGTGTCCCAAGGGGCGGCGCAGGCCCTGTCCGAACACTATGTCTCCGGTCGCGCCTCAGAGGAAGAAACCTCGGCCACAATCACACATGTTCTTGCGCATAGCGCCGAACTGCTGTGCCCGCACTCTGCCGTTGGTGTGAAGGTAGCGAATGAGATGCGCGATCCGGCAACGCCGATGGTCACACTGGCCACGGCGCATCCAGCCAAATTCCCTGACGCCGTAGAAGCGGCAACAGGCATCCGTCCCCCCTTGCCTCCGCGCATGGCGGACCTTTATGACCGCCCAGAGCGTTTGACCCGCGTGCCAAACGATCTGGATGCGCTCAAGACCCATATCAAAGGACTGATTGCTCAGTGA
- the cyoE gene encoding heme o synthase, which yields MTDVTTAQSYDADPQLGDYYALLKPRVMQLVVFTAVVGMLAAPVSVNPVIGFASILFLAIGAGASGALNMWWDADIDAVMKRTAKRPIPAGKVTPQAALYLGTALSGLSVMMLSLSANLLAGFMLAFTIFFYVVPYTMWLKRSTPQNIVIGGAAGAFPPVIGWVIATGSFAIEPWLMFALIFMWTPPHFWALALFMRNDYDDAKVPMLTVTHGRRATRNHILAYTVLLVILAVGTAFTAIGGWIYLATALVLNALFLKGAYDIWKRDEDMSEADNFAVERKFFLLSLWYLFAHFGAILIEATLKPVGLGGW from the coding sequence ATGACTGACGTGACAACCGCACAAAGCTATGACGCTGATCCTCAACTGGGGGATTACTATGCCCTGTTGAAGCCACGGGTTATGCAGCTTGTTGTGTTCACAGCTGTTGTGGGCATGTTGGCGGCACCTGTGTCCGTTAATCCCGTCATCGGTTTCGCGTCTATCCTGTTTCTGGCCATCGGGGCAGGCGCCTCTGGTGCACTGAACATGTGGTGGGATGCAGATATTGACGCGGTGATGAAGCGGACTGCCAAGCGTCCGATCCCGGCAGGCAAGGTCACACCTCAAGCGGCGTTGTATCTGGGCACTGCCTTGTCCGGATTGTCCGTGATGATGCTGTCACTCAGCGCAAACCTGTTGGCTGGTTTCATGCTGGCCTTCACCATCTTTTTCTACGTTGTGCCCTATACCATGTGGCTGAAACGCTCGACCCCGCAGAACATCGTGATCGGTGGCGCGGCGGGCGCGTTTCCTCCTGTCATCGGTTGGGTAATTGCAACTGGTAGCTTCGCAATCGAGCCTTGGCTGATGTTTGCGCTGATCTTCATGTGGACGCCGCCCCATTTTTGGGCGCTCGCATTGTTCATGCGCAACGATTACGATGATGCAAAAGTGCCGATGCTGACCGTCACGCATGGCCGCCGCGCCACGCGCAACCATATTCTTGCCTATACTGTCCTGCTGGTCATCCTTGCTGTTGGTACGGCCTTCACCGCAATCGGCGGCTGGATCTATCTGGCAACTGCATTGGTTTTGAACGCGCTTTTCCTGAAAGGCGCCTATGACATCTGGAAGCGGGACGAAGATATGTCCGAAGCCGACAATTTCGCGGTAGAGCGCAAGTTCTTCTTGCTGTCGCTGTGGTACCTCTTTGCCCATTTTGGAGCGATCCTGATCGAAGCGACCTTGAAACCTGTTGGACTGGGAGGCTGGTAA